A part of Corynebacterium lactis RW2-5 genomic DNA contains:
- a CDS encoding DNA adenine methylase: MRYLSPLRYPGGKARLAPYLQRLINAQTPRPAHYAEPFAGGAGAALKLLTDDIVEEIHLNDLNPGIAAFWRSITTAPEDFCALIEATNVDLEEWHRQREIYYAGETGDDLPLGFATFYLNRTNRSGILHAGPIGGLEQNGRWKIDARYNKGGLVQRIKAIAPLSNRIHVTQLEGLKFLEEISELDSNVFIYADPPYIVQGDGLYLHAFDESAHVSLAEKLALTRSPWMLTYDDDPRITDVLYNNVRSARFPIAHTAHKQHIGTEAVIYSDSISVPDLELTTGRAAEWIAG, encoded by the coding sequence ATGAGGTACCTTTCACCGCTGCGATACCCAGGAGGCAAAGCACGCCTAGCCCCCTACCTCCAGCGACTCATCAACGCCCAAACACCCCGCCCCGCCCACTACGCAGAACCCTTCGCCGGGGGTGCGGGCGCAGCGTTGAAACTGCTCACCGACGACATCGTCGAAGAAATCCACCTCAACGACCTGAATCCCGGAATTGCAGCCTTCTGGCGAAGCATTACCACCGCTCCAGAGGATTTTTGCGCACTGATCGAAGCAACCAACGTCGACCTTGAGGAATGGCACCGACAGCGCGAGATTTACTATGCAGGCGAAACCGGCGATGACCTCCCCCTCGGTTTTGCGACCTTCTATCTCAACCGAACAAACCGATCCGGGATACTCCATGCCGGACCGATTGGAGGACTCGAACAAAACGGCAGATGGAAGATTGATGCCCGTTACAACAAGGGCGGCCTAGTCCAAAGAATTAAGGCTATCGCCCCACTCAGCAACAGAATCCACGTCACACAGCTCGAAGGTCTCAAATTTCTCGAAGAAATCTCTGAGCTAGATTCGAACGTGTTCATTTACGCAGACCCTCCCTACATCGTGCAGGGGGATGGGCTGTATCTCCACGCATTCGATGAATCGGCACACGTGAGTCTGGCGGAAAAGCTCGCATTGACCCGCTCCCCATGGATGCTGACCTACGACGACGACCCGCGAATCACCGATGTTCTCTACAACAATGTTCGGTCCGCACGCTTTCCCATTGCGCACACAGCCCACAAGCAACACATCGGCACTGAAGCCGTCATCTACTCTGATTCAATCAGTGTTCCCGACCTCGAGCTAACAACGGGACGAGCCGCAGAATGGATTGCTGGCTAA
- a CDS encoding helix-turn-helix domain-containing protein: MSKLGNANAPVAQRDWVQVGAALANFRELRGLRQADFSRELGVSTPYLRNIEAGRKKLTNVLLARAAEILAVPQIAIMRPRPDQTVYPDIDYKDPTHRRRITYSTEYQAA; encoded by the coding sequence GTGAGTAAATTGGGGAATGCAAATGCACCAGTAGCACAGCGAGACTGGGTACAGGTTGGCGCTGCTTTAGCGAACTTCCGTGAACTCCGAGGATTGCGCCAGGCAGATTTTTCGAGGGAACTAGGCGTGTCAACACCATACTTGCGCAACATCGAAGCGGGGCGGAAGAAGCTCACAAACGTGCTCCTAGCCCGCGCAGCAGAAATCCTCGCAGTCCCACAAATCGCAATCATGCGACCCCGACCAGACCAAACCGTCTACCCGGACATCGACTACAAGGACCCAACCCACCGCCGACGCATCACCTACAGCACCGAATACCAAGCCGCTTAA
- a CDS encoding helix-turn-helix domain-containing protein encodes MKHTARNEATMPTQDQVMWTPKEVAKHFRVHVNYIYALLNAGRLQYVGPRRRPGSRRPYLIHVTEVHRIEREGLPEAPRGAA; translated from the coding sequence ATGAAGCATACCGCAAGGAACGAGGCCACCATGCCAACGCAAGACCAAGTGATGTGGACACCCAAGGAAGTCGCCAAGCATTTCCGAGTACACGTGAACTATATCTACGCGCTCTTAAACGCAGGTCGTTTGCAGTACGTGGGTCCTCGCCGTCGACCAGGATCACGACGCCCGTACCTCATCCATGTCACCGAGGTTCATCGCATTGAGCGCGAAGGGCTTCCAGAAGCACCAAGGGGAGCAGCATAA
- a CDS encoding HNH endonuclease, translating to MAGWGSKSKGPRSRGAPARIRAVVLNRDGGQCQVRGPRCEVVAVEVDHIVPVFEGGTDDLCNLQAVCGQCHRRKTRQESTRARARRRAPVWQRPHPGIL from the coding sequence GTGGCTGGGTGGGGGTCGAAATCAAAGGGTCCGCGTTCGCGCGGCGCCCCAGCGCGGATTCGGGCAGTAGTTCTCAACCGCGATGGTGGGCAGTGCCAGGTTCGCGGACCTCGGTGCGAGGTGGTTGCTGTCGAAGTGGATCACATAGTTCCGGTGTTCGAGGGTGGAACCGATGATTTGTGTAACCTCCAGGCGGTGTGTGGTCAATGCCACCGACGTAAGACCCGCCAGGAGTCGACGCGTGCCCGGGCCCGTCGGCGCGCGCCGGTTTGGCAGCGGCCGCACCCTGGTATCCTGTAG
- a CDS encoding DUF2190 family protein, producing the protein MASTPMHFTPATNVTGKAQGAITQGTFVMIAADMDGRNPVVKTATADAVAFGVAAHDAKEGEYVTIYRLGIYELAANGMITAGDKISTHSAGQAKRASEGPVVGTALTKASGGTVTVALN; encoded by the coding sequence ATGGCTTCTACGCCGATGCACTTCACCCCAGCCACCAATGTGACCGGTAAGGCCCAGGGCGCAATCACCCAGGGCACATTCGTGATGATCGCTGCCGACATGGACGGCCGGAACCCCGTCGTCAAGACTGCCACCGCTGATGCTGTCGCCTTCGGTGTGGCAGCGCACGACGCGAAGGAAGGCGAGTATGTCACCATCTACCGGCTGGGAATATACGAACTTGCAGCCAACGGCATGATTACCGCTGGGGACAAGATTTCGACACACAGCGCAGGCCAGGCTAAGCGCGCATCCGAGGGCCCCGTCGTGGGAACCGCGCTGACCAAGGCTTCCGGCGGCACCGTCACGGTAGCCCTGAACTAA
- a CDS encoding putative Ig domain-containing protein, whose protein sequence is MTDVRNITSSNPGRNGVMFRAQIGTELPKNAADELDKGFIDQGIVGEDGVTQAITRDTEDVKAYGGDIAYTLQTDFGEEFTVVLYESRNVETLKTVFGDDNVTTDKAGNITVKHNKAKLPRSTFVFDHEIDQGVKRQVMEIGQVVSVGDIANVHSDIVKYELTVKAFPNKDGNVLIEYIAKDDGKSELQISTGVLKAAKAKEEYSASIVASGGTGPYTFTAEKLPEGLELSEEGELSGTPTETGEQSITVTVTDSKKQTAKKTLTLQINEAGLGLEDLGV, encoded by the coding sequence ATGACTGATGTTCGTAACATCACCAGCTCCAATCCCGGCCGCAACGGAGTAATGTTTCGTGCGCAGATTGGAACCGAGCTGCCGAAGAATGCTGCTGATGAACTCGATAAGGGATTCATCGATCAGGGAATTGTCGGTGAGGATGGTGTAACCCAGGCAATCACGCGTGACACCGAGGACGTTAAGGCCTACGGCGGTGATATTGCCTACACGCTGCAGACTGACTTCGGTGAGGAGTTCACTGTTGTTCTTTACGAGTCCCGGAATGTTGAGACTCTGAAGACGGTGTTTGGTGACGATAACGTCACCACCGACAAGGCTGGCAATATCACTGTCAAGCACAATAAGGCGAAGCTGCCGCGCTCTACCTTCGTGTTCGACCACGAGATTGACCAGGGCGTAAAGCGCCAGGTCATGGAGATTGGGCAGGTCGTCTCCGTCGGCGACATCGCTAACGTCCACTCCGATATCGTCAAGTACGAGCTGACCGTGAAGGCGTTCCCGAACAAGGACGGCAATGTTCTTATCGAATACATCGCTAAGGATGATGGTAAGAGCGAGCTGCAAATCAGCACCGGTGTTCTCAAGGCCGCTAAGGCGAAGGAAGAGTACTCCGCTTCGATTGTTGCGTCCGGTGGAACTGGCCCGTACACCTTCACAGCTGAGAAGCTCCCGGAGGGGCTGGAGCTGTCTGAGGAAGGCGAACTGTCGGGTACTCCTACTGAGACTGGTGAGCAGTCCATCACCGTGACGGTGACTGATTCGAAGAAGCAGACGGCGAAGAAGACGCTGACTCTGCAGATTAACGAGGCTGGTCTCGGTCTTGAAGACCTAGGCGTATAG
- a CDS encoding major capsid protein yields the protein MARDPMFPLAGPTVEKGAITIDMMLNEPTRIDNYAARLVERDLLSKVIFGNVTTSGGALLFDQLVKNKPTATDKPGVVAPGAEFPILHTPDGEPVVERVKKTGGKFGITDEARIRNDATLLQRKISQVSNTMVKDLDERGIAALNAAIKAVEGSLEVTSSGWDKAAEVQASAKTAKTGEGEIVNNLLDAQLAVEQTDLGYTADTLVLNPVDAKNLKLVLGVGNYAEMLTTFGLTLHTTNAMKQGEGLVLQAGMVGVMGVESPISTETWRDAATQTTWSQTWATVAFGVTDPLAMVKLSGLSTPKE from the coding sequence ATGGCACGCGATCCAATGTTTCCGCTTGCAGGCCCCACCGTCGAAAAAGGGGCCATCACTATCGACATGATGCTCAACGAGCCCACCCGCATCGACAATTATGCGGCACGTCTCGTCGAGCGCGACCTGCTCTCTAAGGTCATCTTCGGCAACGTCACAACCTCCGGCGGCGCGCTGCTGTTCGACCAGCTCGTCAAGAACAAGCCCACCGCCACAGATAAGCCGGGTGTCGTCGCGCCGGGTGCTGAGTTCCCGATTCTGCACACCCCGGACGGCGAACCCGTCGTCGAGCGGGTCAAGAAGACCGGCGGCAAGTTCGGTATCACCGACGAGGCACGTATCCGTAACGATGCGACGCTGTTGCAGCGTAAGATTTCCCAGGTGTCCAACACCATGGTGAAGGATCTCGACGAGCGCGGCATCGCTGCCTTGAACGCGGCTATTAAGGCTGTGGAGGGCTCGCTGGAGGTCACCTCGTCTGGTTGGGATAAGGCCGCCGAGGTGCAGGCCAGCGCTAAGACCGCGAAGACTGGCGAGGGCGAAATCGTCAACAACCTGCTTGACGCGCAGCTAGCCGTCGAGCAGACCGATCTCGGCTACACTGCCGACACCCTGGTGCTCAACCCAGTTGATGCGAAGAACTTGAAGTTGGTTCTTGGCGTCGGAAACTATGCGGAGATGCTGACGACGTTCGGCCTGACTCTGCATACCACCAATGCGATGAAGCAGGGCGAGGGCCTTGTGCTTCAGGCCGGCATGGTCGGCGTGATGGGCGTCGAGTCGCCGATCTCTACCGAGACGTGGCGCGATGCGGCGACGCAGACGACGTGGTCGCAGACGTGGGCTACTGTCGCTTTCGGTGTTACGGACCCGTTGGCGATGGTGAAGCTCTCTGGCCTGTCGACTCCGAAGGAGTAG
- a CDS encoding helix-turn-helix domain-containing protein: MKQRRLALNLTQSDVAELAGVTVRTIGKLERSEATKVKALTAAGIERALQWAPGSLDTIRDGGEPTELQQPTETEAVGKQPPTRPGTHSDESGGVAELRQSIRDLDQLPGYVQRVVLDQAVDELPRAIAALDDERRGRLVRYAFGLWDEMGGTQSTRRLAVTLDGQPAVWELHSPGNWVMIRSLYADAGHAPFPERVGGAMPAAMIEERHGRLRELPDSLVARIEQSATTRRVHSDEMLDMFFSSGALSNQRDDAGRASHTDAADNAGDSAASPDADSGDGISGFNDHREGA; this comes from the coding sequence ATGAAACAGCGACGTCTGGCACTCAACCTGACGCAGTCAGACGTGGCAGAGCTCGCCGGGGTAACGGTTCGAACAATCGGCAAGCTTGAGCGCTCGGAAGCAACCAAAGTCAAAGCCTTGACTGCGGCTGGCATCGAACGCGCCCTCCAATGGGCACCCGGCAGCCTCGACACCATCCGCGACGGCGGAGAACCCACCGAACTACAACAACCCACGGAAACAGAGGCCGTCGGCAAGCAACCACCAACCCGGCCCGGCACACACAGCGACGAGTCAGGCGGGGTTGCGGAGTTGCGGCAGTCGATCCGCGATCTCGACCAGCTGCCCGGGTACGTACAGCGGGTTGTATTGGATCAGGCGGTGGATGAGCTTCCTCGGGCTATTGCAGCGTTGGACGATGAGCGGCGTGGGCGGCTAGTGCGGTACGCGTTCGGACTGTGGGATGAGATGGGTGGTACGCAAAGCACCCGTCGGCTCGCCGTCACCCTCGACGGGCAGCCCGCAGTGTGGGAACTCCATTCCCCCGGCAATTGGGTGATGATTCGGAGTCTCTACGCTGATGCCGGCCATGCGCCCTTTCCCGAGCGGGTCGGTGGAGCTATGCCAGCGGCGATGATTGAGGAGCGCCACGGTCGACTCCGAGAGCTTCCAGACTCGCTAGTCGCACGCATCGAGCAAAGCGCCACGACCCGGCGCGTCCACTCCGACGAGATGCTCGACATGTTCTTCAGTAGCGGGGCGCTATCGAATCAACGAGACGATGCAGGACGAGCATCCCATACGGACGCCGCGGATAATGCGGGTGATTCGGCGGCGTCACCTGACGCTGATTCCGGGGATGGGATAAGCGGTTTTAACGATCACCGGGAAGGTGCATAG
- a CDS encoding EndoU domain-containing protein has product MTGPKESLYRIDKRLKAEIDGAIDEFGVPTDAESAYRLTETLHPIVSKYRNEYYEHDVSVMGQSVADSGLEIAPAPQRRYEPHATYDSVTRAIGFGNKPTNVVLELVDDETRELIKQSVPAFAFPDHPKAIEQVKARIVRSLTRHARRAGRDAVADSVTASQVRDARTKKRYRGRVGFARVLTGHESCPFCAMLASRGPVYADDTVLKRQDGRKYHDGCDCIAVAVVEGKPWYGEQAYKELEAQWERVAGDLTGADQWKAWQYSYRGTAPGVALRLPRRAGKLLNSAPYFDDEPLPRLSDLVKHSVWGWNRGDESITSDTPRDGHTFDSVRQKGTFFPERWSDQDIADAIAATMEYPDLIESRVVRRIAYRQVDGVMITVQWDYIKGASKPYTAYPVYGDGVEAYDKSAKKRINWGKDGNNQMTKARRIEPDGH; this is encoded by the coding sequence ATGACCGGTCCGAAAGAGTCGTTGTACCGAATTGATAAGCGATTAAAAGCGGAAATTGACGGGGCCATCGACGAATTCGGCGTACCTACCGATGCTGAAAGTGCCTACCGCCTCACTGAAACACTGCACCCGATTGTCTCCAAGTACCGAAACGAATACTACGAGCACGACGTTTCCGTCATGGGGCAATCTGTAGCAGACAGTGGTCTAGAAATCGCGCCGGCACCACAGCGAAGGTACGAGCCACACGCAACCTACGATTCCGTTACGCGCGCGATCGGTTTCGGAAACAAGCCCACGAACGTGGTCCTCGAACTAGTCGACGACGAAACCCGAGAGCTAATCAAGCAATCAGTCCCCGCTTTCGCCTTTCCAGACCACCCCAAGGCCATAGAACAGGTTAAAGCCAGAATCGTCCGCTCATTGACCCGCCATGCGCGCCGGGCAGGCAGAGATGCAGTTGCAGATTCAGTGACGGCTTCACAGGTCAGGGATGCACGGACTAAGAAGCGGTATCGGGGCAGGGTCGGGTTTGCGCGAGTTTTGACAGGGCATGAGTCGTGTCCGTTTTGCGCGATGCTGGCGTCGCGGGGCCCTGTCTATGCCGATGACACGGTACTGAAGCGTCAGGACGGACGGAAGTACCACGATGGCTGTGATTGCATTGCGGTTGCGGTTGTGGAAGGGAAACCATGGTACGGCGAACAAGCCTATAAGGAGCTAGAGGCTCAATGGGAACGGGTCGCTGGAGACCTGACGGGCGCTGACCAGTGGAAAGCCTGGCAGTATTCGTACCGTGGCACCGCACCGGGTGTAGCCCTTCGTTTGCCGAGGCGGGCCGGGAAACTGCTGAATTCAGCGCCGTATTTCGATGACGAGCCTTTGCCGCGTTTGTCGGATTTGGTGAAGCACTCGGTGTGGGGCTGGAATCGTGGCGATGAGTCGATCACGTCGGATACACCACGAGATGGGCATACGTTTGATTCCGTGCGCCAGAAGGGAACATTTTTCCCAGAGCGCTGGTCAGACCAGGATATTGCTGATGCGATTGCAGCAACTATGGAGTATCCGGATTTAATCGAATCTCGTGTGGTACGGCGTATTGCATATCGTCAAGTCGACGGAGTGATGATTACTGTCCAATGGGATTACATCAAAGGAGCGTCAAAGCCTTACACGGCTTATCCGGTATATGGCGACGGGGTTGAGGCTTATGATAAATCAGCGAAAAAACGGATAAACTGGGGGAAAGACGGAAATAATCAGATGACGAAGGCGAGGAGGATTGAACCAGATGGACACTGA
- a CDS encoding HNH endonuclease yields MAWVRVSDTFNEAPEWMRAYELAAERGDDRLVSELKGAASALFTHSAQQWTDYKITYGAAVRHIGISRVEPVLQDLITIGIITEVESEGERQFMLVERESFVHVIRSDAKSKATKRRNDQNRAGLQVPVMLRDGDQCRYCGDEVVWGDKKSDRGREYDHRDIDAPTTPDNYVTACRGCNQLRHELGERAEEELPLLDPPESPMYGPELRKKLSRWEGFVARWCKKEGLPNPLIADEVEAQDNPAASRAVTPSQEEKTVRATSPAAGPSQEPGKPQFPNTDSHGQVESEGRAAKGSSRQPAETKQVHVTTNPSPALPAHHAGGAPQGRKASHVRDAGPANVSEPFARRRRRRRRG; encoded by the coding sequence ATGGCATGGGTAAGGGTCAGCGATACTTTCAACGAGGCCCCGGAGTGGATGCGAGCCTATGAGCTGGCAGCCGAACGTGGCGATGACCGTCTGGTCAGTGAACTCAAAGGCGCGGCGTCAGCGTTGTTTACGCATTCGGCGCAGCAGTGGACGGATTACAAAATCACCTATGGTGCAGCCGTCCGGCATATCGGCATTAGCCGGGTGGAGCCTGTACTTCAGGATCTGATCACTATCGGGATTATCACCGAGGTGGAGTCTGAAGGTGAGCGGCAATTCATGCTCGTTGAGCGTGAATCGTTTGTTCATGTCATCCGCTCCGATGCGAAGTCGAAGGCAACGAAACGCCGCAACGATCAAAACCGTGCTGGGCTGCAGGTGCCGGTCATGCTCCGTGATGGAGACCAGTGCCGGTACTGCGGTGATGAAGTGGTCTGGGGCGATAAGAAGTCCGATCGTGGCCGTGAGTACGACCACCGTGACATCGATGCGCCGACGACCCCAGACAATTATGTGACGGCATGCCGTGGCTGTAATCAGCTGCGGCATGAATTAGGCGAACGCGCCGAGGAGGAACTTCCGCTCCTCGACCCACCAGAGTCTCCAATGTATGGCCCGGAGCTGCGCAAGAAGCTCTCCCGCTGGGAGGGATTCGTTGCGCGCTGGTGCAAGAAGGAGGGACTCCCGAATCCGCTGATCGCGGACGAGGTTGAGGCCCAGGACAACCCGGCAGCCAGTCGGGCAGTGACCCCTTCTCAGGAAGAAAAAACGGTACGCGCTACGTCCCCGGCCGCGGGCCCAAGCCAGGAGCCCGGCAAGCCGCAGTTCCCCAATACTGATTCCCATGGCCAGGTTGAGTCTGAGGGTAGAGCCGCCAAAGGGAGTTCTCGGCAGCCAGCCGAGACCAAGCAAGTCCATGTAACTACCAATCCGAGTCCGGCACTCCCCGCACACCATGCGGGTGGTGCGCCGCAGGGCCGTAAGGCGTCGCACGTGCGCGATGCCGGCCCCGCCAATGTCTCGGAGCCTTTCGCACGTCGCCGTCGCCGACGCCGCCGCGGCTAG
- a CDS encoding terminase large subunit domain-containing protein, protein MIAAADRLATLPEGIPERTLGWSALAWAAKYLRHPNGIRAGQRWQFTREQARFVLWFYAVDEDGKFIYYHAARRLAKGSGKSPFAAVMALIELLAPVRLDRFDDSVLGGCIGKPQPMPLVQIAAVSQDQTENTMRMVRAMVAKRAAPQLNKDYQIDAGKTQINVEPAGKLEVITSSADTAEGAEATFIVGDELEHWTNANGGIELHRTLLDNLAKSGSRMLETLNAWKPGTGSAGEETFDAWTLQEDGRTKSDRKILYDARQAPPTTDLADEASLRAGLAFVYEDCPWADLDAIVARIWHPKARPDDSKRKYLNWPTASLDSWADPQDWAQMARPERELVDGEEVVLFFDGSLSNDHTALVGCCMEDGHVFTCGVWAPPPDGTVDIAAVDAAVQRAFDRFEVVAFFADVREWESFVKVDWPERFGDSLRVWASPGSRHPEPIAWDMRSKDFPFTQACELAAAEIVQHSFTHDGNPLLSEHVRNAQRHLGRYGETVRKESRASQKKIDACVCMIGARMVYRLVKSDPTYKVEPVDDGAFFY, encoded by the coding sequence ATGATTGCCGCCGCCGATAGACTCGCCACGCTCCCTGAAGGAATTCCAGAAAGAACCCTCGGATGGTCAGCGCTCGCCTGGGCCGCGAAATACCTCCGACACCCAAACGGAATCCGCGCCGGGCAACGATGGCAATTCACCCGCGAACAAGCCCGCTTCGTGCTGTGGTTCTACGCAGTCGACGAAGACGGCAAGTTCATCTACTACCACGCGGCACGACGCCTCGCGAAAGGCTCCGGAAAATCACCGTTCGCGGCAGTCATGGCACTCATTGAACTACTCGCGCCTGTCCGTCTCGACAGATTCGATGACAGCGTCCTAGGCGGGTGCATCGGCAAGCCCCAGCCCATGCCACTGGTACAGATCGCTGCGGTCTCCCAAGACCAAACGGAAAACACCATGCGAATGGTTCGCGCGATGGTCGCTAAGCGAGCTGCACCGCAGCTCAACAAGGACTACCAAATCGACGCCGGCAAGACGCAAATAAACGTCGAACCAGCCGGCAAGCTCGAAGTCATCACATCATCGGCGGACACCGCCGAAGGTGCCGAAGCAACGTTCATCGTCGGCGACGAGCTCGAACACTGGACCAACGCTAACGGCGGAATCGAACTACACCGAACCCTTCTCGACAACCTCGCGAAATCGGGGTCCCGCATGCTTGAGACCCTCAACGCATGGAAACCAGGAACCGGCTCAGCAGGAGAGGAAACATTCGACGCATGGACCCTCCAAGAAGACGGACGCACAAAATCAGACCGCAAAATCCTCTACGACGCACGCCAAGCACCACCAACCACCGACCTTGCCGACGAAGCCAGCCTGCGCGCCGGGCTGGCTTTTGTGTACGAGGACTGTCCGTGGGCGGACTTGGACGCGATTGTGGCGCGTATTTGGCATCCGAAGGCTAGGCCGGATGATTCGAAGCGGAAGTATTTGAATTGGCCGACGGCGTCGCTGGATTCGTGGGCGGATCCGCAGGATTGGGCGCAGATGGCGCGCCCAGAGCGTGAACTGGTCGATGGTGAAGAAGTCGTGTTGTTCTTTGACGGCTCTCTGTCGAATGACCATACGGCACTTGTTGGGTGCTGTATGGAGGACGGGCATGTGTTCACGTGTGGCGTGTGGGCGCCGCCCCCTGACGGGACAGTCGACATCGCGGCGGTTGACGCTGCGGTGCAGCGAGCGTTTGACCGTTTCGAGGTCGTCGCGTTTTTCGCGGACGTTCGCGAGTGGGAGTCATTCGTCAAGGTTGATTGGCCGGAGCGATTCGGTGACAGCCTGCGTGTGTGGGCGTCGCCGGGGTCGCGGCATCCGGAGCCGATTGCGTGGGATATGCGCAGTAAGGATTTTCCTTTCACGCAGGCGTGCGAATTAGCCGCGGCTGAGATTGTCCAGCACTCATTTACTCACGACGGTAACCCGCTCTTGAGTGAACATGTCCGTAATGCGCAGCGGCATCTGGGCCGTTATGGCGAGACTGTGCGCAAGGAATCGAGGGCATCGCAGAAGAAGATTGACGCCTGCGTTTGCATGATCGGTGCGCGCATGGTCTATCGCCTCGTGAAGTCTGATCCAACGTACAAGGTTGAACCCGTCGACGACGGGGCATTTTTCTATTAG
- a CDS encoding phage portal protein, with product MNELQARDAIRALLQDYAEQRRRFDEISRAVRPWSDAEAARRMDVSQGKNYHRHLRIAKMSQTPFLGLVLDTYGQSLKVENYFSDGSVQARSWRHWQANRMDARQTGLHRAALQYGTAYASVLPSSSGGARIGVHSPRRLVARYGEDMAWPHSGDAVQTEFPIIAMVTDENGHLCLYDEEKVYFFGVENRPKDPSGWSQKYFLTPENLPFIEYREHGVNVTPIVRYQDRMMADGEETNGIIEHLLALSERIDRTNYEQGVAQYWAAFKQRYVTGWAPKSEYEAMRQAVSDTWTFANKDVKVGQFDETDLTQYIKARESSVRDFAAVAQVPAQSLGANAISNISADGLAALETSKDRKASEIQTSLGESHEQMLRLCAHIAGDEEEAADFASEVKWAETSARSFAQTVDGLGKIATMLGVPADELWSDIPGWTHERVKRARDAQASQGSGLFDAGSDKAALGGGEATG from the coding sequence ATGAACGAGTTGCAGGCTCGTGACGCTATTCGGGCGTTGTTGCAGGATTATGCGGAGCAGCGGCGGCGGTTTGATGAGATTAGTCGGGCGGTTCGCCCGTGGTCGGATGCTGAGGCTGCGCGGCGAATGGATGTGAGCCAGGGCAAGAATTATCACCGTCACCTTCGGATTGCGAAGATGTCCCAGACTCCGTTCCTCGGTCTTGTTCTCGATACCTATGGGCAGTCGCTGAAGGTCGAGAATTATTTTTCTGATGGGTCGGTGCAGGCGCGGTCGTGGCGGCATTGGCAGGCTAATCGTATGGATGCGCGCCAGACTGGCTTGCATCGTGCTGCCCTTCAGTACGGCACTGCCTATGCGTCGGTGCTGCCGTCGTCGTCCGGAGGTGCGCGTATCGGGGTGCATTCACCGCGGCGTCTAGTGGCTCGTTACGGCGAGGACATGGCGTGGCCGCATTCTGGCGACGCCGTGCAAACGGAGTTCCCCATTATCGCGATGGTGACAGACGAAAACGGGCACTTGTGCCTCTACGACGAAGAAAAGGTGTATTTTTTCGGCGTCGAGAACAGGCCGAAGGATCCCAGCGGCTGGTCGCAGAAGTACTTCTTGACGCCGGAGAATCTGCCGTTCATCGAGTACCGCGAACATGGCGTAAACGTCACGCCAATTGTGCGGTATCAGGATCGCATGATGGCCGATGGGGAGGAAACCAACGGCATTATCGAGCACCTACTGGCTTTATCGGAGCGCATCGACCGGACGAACTATGAGCAGGGCGTCGCTCAGTACTGGGCTGCGTTCAAGCAGCGCTACGTCACCGGCTGGGCTCCGAAGTCCGAATACGAAGCGATGCGTCAGGCGGTTTCGGACACATGGACCTTCGCGAACAAGGATGTGAAGGTCGGACAGTTCGATGAGACGGACCTGACGCAGTACATCAAGGCCCGTGAGTCGAGTGTGCGTGATTTTGCTGCTGTGGCACAGGTTCCAGCGCAGTCGCTTGGTGCGAACGCGATTAGCAACATCTCTGCTGATGGGCTAGCCGCGTTGGAGACGTCGAAGGACCGCAAGGCGTCGGAGATTCAGACGTCGCTTGGTGAGTCTCATGAGCAGATGCTGCGGTTGTGCGCTCACATTGCCGGCGATGAGGAAGAAGCCGCGGACTTCGCCTCCGAGGTGAAGTGGGCGGAGACGTCCGCGCGGTCGTTCGCGCAGACGGTGGATGGTCTCGGCAAGATTGCCACCATGCTTGGTGTTCCTGCCGACGAATTGTGGTCGGATATTCCGGGGTGGACGCACGAGCGTGTCAAGCGCGCCCGCGATGCGCAGGCCAGCCAAGGCAGCGGCTTATTCGATGCTGGCTCAGACAAAGCGGCGCTAGGGGGGGGTGAAGCAACAGGCTGA
- a CDS encoding Gp19/Gp15/Gp42 family protein, which yields MFATVDDVRVRWQNAPASVRDESIVAVLDDAEAWLRASYPQIPPVPDEPLRKVLALVSVAMAKRALAATDRGGITQQQASAGSFSQSTSYRNPDGDLFLSGQEREMLESALQDFSANGAVSMEATGW from the coding sequence GTGTTTGCCACCGTTGATGATGTGCGGGTGCGGTGGCAAAACGCCCCAGCATCAGTGCGAGACGAGTCCATCGTGGCGGTCCTCGACGATGCTGAGGCGTGGTTGCGCGCCAGCTACCCGCAGATACCGCCGGTGCCGGACGAGCCGCTTCGAAAGGTACTCGCTTTGGTGTCGGTGGCTATGGCCAAGCGCGCTCTCGCGGCGACGGACAGAGGCGGAATCACGCAACAGCAGGCATCGGCTGGGTCGTTCAGTCAATCCACGAGTTATCGAAACCCGGATGGTGACTTGTTCCTTTCGGGGCAGGAGCGCGAGATGCTGGAATCTGCGCTTCAAGACTTCAGCGCCAACGGTGCTGTGAGCATGGAGGCGACAGGATGGTAG